One window of the Populus nigra chromosome 4, ddPopNigr1.1, whole genome shotgun sequence genome contains the following:
- the LOC133692066 gene encoding prolyl 4-hydroxylase 1 isoform X1, translating to MASAMKIVFGLLAFVSAGMIVGAFFQLAFILKLEDSYGTKFPSFKRVRKLQSDAYLQLPRGISHWDNDTEAAVLRIGYVKPEIISWSPRIIVLHDFLSSEECDYLRALAKPRLRISTVVDVKTGKGIESKVRTSSGMFLSSEEKTYQVVQAIEKRISVYSQVPIENGELIQVLRYEKNQYYKPHHDYFSDTFNLKRGGQRIATMLMYLSDNVEGGETYFPMAGSGKCSCGGKVVDGLSVKPIKGNAVLFWSMGLDGQSDPSSIHGGCEVLSGVKWSATKWMRQRATF from the exons ATGGCCTCTGCCATGAAAATCGTATTCGGACTCCTAGCTTTTGTCAGCGCTGGAATGATCGTAG GTGCTTTCTTTCAATTAGCATTTATACTAAAGCTGGAAGACTCGTATG GCACCAAGTTTCCATCATTTAAAAGAGTGCGAAAACTTCAAAGTGATGCCTATCTTCAGTTGCCGAGAG ggaTTTCTCATTGGGATAATGACACAGAAGCGGCAGTTTTACGAATTGGATAT GTCAAACCTGAAATTATCAGCTGGTCACCGCGAATTATTGTActccatgattttttgagctCAGAG GAATGTGACTATCTTAGAGCCCTAGCTAAACCTCGGCTTCGAATTTCTACTGTGGTGGATGTAAAAACAGGGAAG GGAATAGAAAGCAAGGTAAGGACTAGTTCTGGAATGTTTCTGAGCTCTGAAGAGAAAACGTATCAAGTGGTACAG GCAATTGAAAAAAGGATTTCAGTCTATTCTCAAGTGCCCATTGAAAATGGGGAGCTCATCCAAGTTTTAAG GTATGAAAAGAATCAGTATTACAAGCCCCATCATGACTACTTTTCTGATACT TTTAACTTGAAGCGTGGTGGTCAGCGAATAGCAACAATGCTGATGTACTTAAGTGACAATGTTGAGGGGGGAGAAACATATTTCCCAATG GCTGGTTCAGGTAAATGCAGTTGTGGCGGAAAAGTTGTGGATGGGTTAAGTGTAAAACCTATCAAAGGAAATGCAGTTCTTTTCTGGAGCATG GGACTAGATGGCCAGTCGGATCCTAGCAGCATACATGGAGGATGTGAGGTTCTGTCGGGGGTGAAGTGGTCAGCTACAAAATGGATGAGGCAAAGAGCTACTTTCTGA
- the LOC133692066 gene encoding prolyl 4-hydroxylase 1 isoform X2: MASAMKIVFGLLAFVSAGMIVGAFFQLAFILKLEDSYGISHWDNDTEAAVLRIGYVKPEIISWSPRIIVLHDFLSSEECDYLRALAKPRLRISTVVDVKTGKGIESKVRTSSGMFLSSEEKTYQVVQAIEKRISVYSQVPIENGELIQVLRYEKNQYYKPHHDYFSDTFNLKRGGQRIATMLMYLSDNVEGGETYFPMAGSGKCSCGGKVVDGLSVKPIKGNAVLFWSMGLDGQSDPSSIHGGCEVLSGVKWSATKWMRQRATF, from the exons ATGGCCTCTGCCATGAAAATCGTATTCGGACTCCTAGCTTTTGTCAGCGCTGGAATGATCGTAG GTGCTTTCTTTCAATTAGCATTTATACTAAAGCTGGAAGACTCGTATG ggaTTTCTCATTGGGATAATGACACAGAAGCGGCAGTTTTACGAATTGGATAT GTCAAACCTGAAATTATCAGCTGGTCACCGCGAATTATTGTActccatgattttttgagctCAGAG GAATGTGACTATCTTAGAGCCCTAGCTAAACCTCGGCTTCGAATTTCTACTGTGGTGGATGTAAAAACAGGGAAG GGAATAGAAAGCAAGGTAAGGACTAGTTCTGGAATGTTTCTGAGCTCTGAAGAGAAAACGTATCAAGTGGTACAG GCAATTGAAAAAAGGATTTCAGTCTATTCTCAAGTGCCCATTGAAAATGGGGAGCTCATCCAAGTTTTAAG GTATGAAAAGAATCAGTATTACAAGCCCCATCATGACTACTTTTCTGATACT TTTAACTTGAAGCGTGGTGGTCAGCGAATAGCAACAATGCTGATGTACTTAAGTGACAATGTTGAGGGGGGAGAAACATATTTCCCAATG GCTGGTTCAGGTAAATGCAGTTGTGGCGGAAAAGTTGTGGATGGGTTAAGTGTAAAACCTATCAAAGGAAATGCAGTTCTTTTCTGGAGCATG GGACTAGATGGCCAGTCGGATCCTAGCAGCATACATGGAGGATGTGAGGTTCTGTCGGGGGTGAAGTGGTCAGCTACAAAATGGATGAGGCAAAGAGCTACTTTCTGA